Part of the Paenibacillus guangzhouensis genome is shown below.
ATGTGTACGGTTCAAGTGTCGTGCCGATGCGATCGCCCTTCTAATATATTGTACTACCACATGAAAGGGGGGTAACGATACCTGTTCATGCAGAGGTAGTTCAAAAAGCTGACTTTCCGTCTTTTTGAACACATGAGCACTGGATTTCATGAAACGGGGCTAAATTATGAAGCCGAAAATAATGTTGTTCTCACACATTTGCAACGCAATTTATATTACGGGAGCCGAGAAGCTGCTCTTGTTCTTTGTACAAGAAATACTGCCCCAATATCATTGCGTGATTGTCGTACCGAATGAAGGAGCCTTAACGCATCAAGCAAGAGCTCTCGGGGCCGAGATTATCATCCTGCCTTGCCCACTGCTGTATCTGATCTATCAACCCACGGATTATATTAAGGCCGAACTTGAGTTATTGAAGCAAAAAGATGCCTGGGGCCATATCCTCTATTTATTACGCACGAACAATCCCGATATTGTGATGACGAACACATGTGTTCATGCACTGCCTGTCGTAGCTGCCAAAAGCCTTGGGATTCCAACCATATGGCAGATTACCGAGACCATGGAGCAGAATGAATGGACGCATCTCTCGGTTGAGATTATTCATCAGAACGCTGATGTCATTCTCGGCATATCAGAAGCTACGGTGCGGTCTTTTGTAGGTGAGGATGTAAGGAAAAAGATCACCATTCTCCCACCATCTTGGCGCATGGAGGAACTGCAGCCGGAAGCGTGGGGGCATAACCGAATCTCCAAACGCAAACAGCTTCGTATTCAAGAATCCAGCATGCTTATCGGGTATATCTCCTCTTACATTTATCCAAGTAAAGGGCTTTATCATTTTATCAAAATGGCGCTGCAAATTTGTGAGGAATACAGTTTCACCGAATTTGTCATCATCGGGAAACCAAAAGATGAGACGTATTTTCAGAAATGTATTTCATTAATCCAGAATTCAAAATATTTTCATCGATTTCATTTCATTCGTTTTGAAGCGAACATTCAAGCTGTATATCCAGCCATGGACATCGTCGTCGTGCCCTCTCTAAGTCATGAAGGATTCGGTATGACGGCGCTCGAGGGACTTATCTTCGGCAAGCCGGTTATTGCTTATCGTTCTGGCGGGCTGAGTGAAATCTTGCAAGCAACAGGTAACAGCGAGTACCTGGTAGACGTTGGGGATATCGATGGGTTAGCAGCTTGTGTACGCGATCTGCTTAGTCATCCCTTCAGAGTGCATCAGGTGGGAGCGCGTAATCATCTTCACGTGCAGGCTGCGTTCGGTATCGATAAGTATCGAATGGACCTTCAGAACGTGCTAGCCAAACCGGAGTTGCATGTTAAGAAAAGTCCGGCAGCAAGCTCAGTTCGAGCCGCAAAGAAGATGAGCCGCGTGAAGAGAACGAAGACATCGGCAAAAGGAAAGAAGCGTAAACGGGTCATTCGAGTCAAACGGAAACGCTCCTCCCGG
Proteins encoded:
- a CDS encoding glycosyltransferase family 4 protein, encoding MKPKIMLFSHICNAIYITGAEKLLLFFVQEILPQYHCVIVVPNEGALTHQARALGAEIIILPCPLLYLIYQPTDYIKAELELLKQKDAWGHILYLLRTNNPDIVMTNTCVHALPVVAAKSLGIPTIWQITETMEQNEWTHLSVEIIHQNADVILGISEATVRSFVGEDVRKKITILPPSWRMEELQPEAWGHNRISKRKQLRIQESSMLIGYISSYIYPSKGLYHFIKMALQICEEYSFTEFVIIGKPKDETYFQKCISLIQNSKYFHRFHFIRFEANIQAVYPAMDIVVVPSLSHEGFGMTALEGLIFGKPVIAYRSGGLSEILQATGNSEYLVDVGDIDGLAACVRDLLSHPFRVHQVGARNHLHVQAAFGIDKYRMDLQNVLAKPELHVKKSPAASSVRAAKKMSRVKRTKTSAKGKKRKRVIRVKRKRSSRRNKSGRRR